The DNA window TGATCGCATCGTGGTGCAGGTACCGGGCCTCGACAATCCGCAGGCGCTGAAGAACCTGCTCGGCCAGACCGCCAAGCTCGAATTCAAGATGGTGGATTATCAGAACCCGCCGGAAGATACGCAGGCCGGCAAGGCACGCATTGGCAGCCAGGTCTTCCCGATGGACGATGGCAGCGGCTATGTCGCCGTGCGTCGCCTGGGCGGCATTTCGGGCGACAGCCTGACGGGCGCGCAGCAGAGCTACGACCAGGACAACCGCGCGGTCGTGACCATCCAGTTCGACACGACGGGCGGTCGGAAGTTCGCGCAGCTGACGCAGGCCAATGTGGGCAAGCAGTTCGCGATCATCCTGGATAACAAGGTGCTCAGCGCGCCCGTGATCCAGGAACCGATCCTGGGCGGCTCGTCGCAAATCTCCGGCAATTTCACGGTGGAGAGCGCCAACAACCTCGCCATCGCACTGCGCTCCGGCGCGCTGCCGATCGATCTGAAGATCGTGGAGGAACGCACCGTCGGCCCCGATCTGGGTGCTGATTCCATCCGCTCCGGCGGCATTGCCGCAGCGGTTGCGACCTTCGCCGTGCTCGCCTTCATGGCGCTGACCTATGGCCGTTTCGGGCTTTATGCCAACGCCGCGCTGATCATCAACCTGCTGCTGATCCTGGGGATCATGAGCCTGTTCGGCGCCACGTTGACGCTGCCGGGCATCGCGGGCTTCGTGCTCACAGTCGGATCGGCGGTGGACGCGAACGTGCTGATCAATGAGCGCATCCGCGAGGAGCAGCGAAGGGGCCGCCGCGTCATCCAGGCGATCGAGGTGGGCTACCGCGAGGCAAGCCGCGCTATTTTCGACGCGAACCTCACCAACGTCATCGCCGCGGTGCTGCTGTTCCTGTTCGGCAGCGGGCCGATCCGCGGCTTTGCCGTGGTGCTCGTTATCGGCATCGTCACCTCGGTGTTCACCGCCGTCACCGTCACGCGCATGTGGGTCGCCGGCTGGGTCCGCCGCAACCGCCCCACCGAACTGCACATCTGAGGATCGAAACCCATGCGACTGCTGAAACTCGTTCCGGACGATACCAATATCGACTTCATGAAGTGGCGCTACATCGCCACCGGCCTGTCCGTGCTGCTGATGATCATCTCGATCGTCCTGGTGGCGACGCGCGGGCTGAACTTCGGGGTCGATTTCGTGGGCGGCCAGATGATCCGCGTCACCTTCACCGAAACCGCGGAGGCCCCGGTTTCAGAGCTGCGCGATACGGTCGGCTCGCTCGGCTACGGATCGCCCTCGATCCAGCGCTTCGGCGCGCCCAACGAAGTCTCGATCCGCATGCGCCTGCCGCAGGAAGCGGAAGGCAAAACGGGCGCGGCCAACGCCATGACCAACGCCATCGTCGGCGCGATCCAGAAGGATTATCCCGGCGCGCGCGTGGACGGGGTGGACAGCGTGTCGGGCAAGGTATCGGACGAATTGTTCCAGAAGGGATCGATCGCACTGCTTGCCGCGATGGTCGCCATCGCGATCTACATCTGGGTGCGGTTCGAATGGCAATTCGGCGTTGGGGGGCTGGCTGCGCTGGCGCACGACGTGACGCTGACCTTCGGGTTCTTCGCGCTCACCCAGCTGGAGTTTGATCTCAACATCATCGCCGCGCTGCTGACCATCATCGGCTATTCGCTGAACGATACCATCGTGGTCTATGACCGAATCCGTGAGAACCTGAAGAAATACCGCAAGATGGAGATCGGGGAGCTGCTAAATCTCTCGGTCAACGAAACGCTGTCGCGCACGGTGATGACCAGCTTGACGATGGTGATCGTGCTGGTCGCGATGCTGCTGCTCGGCCCCGAAACCATCTTTGGCTTCACCGCGGCGATGACGCTGGGCATCGTGGTCGGCACCTACAGCTCCATCTATTGGGGCGCGCCGATCCTGGTGTGGTTGAAGGTCGGCCCGGACAGCTTCGTGCCGGTGGGCGACAAGCCCGGCGCCGTGCCGAAGGACCGCG is part of the Novosphingopyxis iocasae genome and encodes:
- the secF gene encoding protein translocase subunit SecF, which gives rise to MRLLKLVPDDTNIDFMKWRYIATGLSVLLMIISIVLVATRGLNFGVDFVGGQMIRVTFTETAEAPVSELRDTVGSLGYGSPSIQRFGAPNEVSIRMRLPQEAEGKTGAANAMTNAIVGAIQKDYPGARVDGVDSVSGKVSDELFQKGSIALLAAMVAIAIYIWVRFEWQFGVGGLAALAHDVTLTFGFFALTQLEFDLNIIAALLTIIGYSLNDTIVVYDRIRENLKKYRKMEIGELLNLSVNETLSRTVMTSLTMVIVLVAMLLLGPETIFGFTAAMTLGIVVGTYSSIYWGAPILVWLKVGPDSFVPVGDKPGAVPKDREGYTR
- the secD gene encoding protein translocase subunit SecD produces the protein MLEFTQPKRIFITLLLIIGVILALPSLLPAKTVAALPDFLPKQTINFGLDLAGGSHLLLEADPVQVREQQLEKMEENVRAALKDANGVDYGEISRTGGQLSFTVADQSQVDAAREAVQGLTTGAGLTGQRDWTIRVLDGTRFVMTPSDAGISRNLNDAMDTATDVIRRRIDELGTREPTIIRQGDDRIVVQVPGLDNPQALKNLLGQTAKLEFKMVDYQNPPEDTQAGKARIGSQVFPMDDGSGYVAVRRLGGISGDSLTGAQQSYDQDNRAVVTIQFDTTGGRKFAQLTQANVGKQFAIILDNKVLSAPVIQEPILGGSSQISGNFTVESANNLAIALRSGALPIDLKIVEERTVGPDLGADSIRSGGIAAAVATFAVLAFMALTYGRFGLYANAALIINLLLILGIMSLFGATLTLPGIAGFVLTVGSAVDANVLINERIREEQRRGRRVIQAIEVGYREASRAIFDANLTNVIAAVLLFLFGSGPIRGFAVVLVIGIVTSVFTAVTVTRMWVAGWVRRNRPTELHI